DNA sequence from the Brevundimonas sp. NIBR10 genome:
AACGGCCCATGACGCCGACCGACAGCGCCTCGGTGACGTCGGCCTCGGCACCGACGTAAACGCCATAGCTGGTCTGGGACGTGACCTTGGCCGATTCGGGCCGGGTGCCGCCGTAACCGCTGGCCCCGGGCGATTGGCTCGCCGAGCCGTCGGCGACATAGACTCCCGGCGAAACCAGCCGATACAGGCTCTGCACCGCATAGGGACCGGCGGCATAGGACTGCAGGTCGCCCGCCGTCTGCTCATACTCTTCGCGACGATGCTCGACGCCGCCCGACAGGGTGATCGGGCTCGCGAAGCCGACCTCCAGTGGATAGGTCAGGTCCAGGTTCAGATTGGCTTCGCGCTGGATCAGCTGGCCGAACTCGAACGAGGTCTGGCTCTGCGGGCCGAAGGATGCGTTCAGCGACTGCGTCATCGCCAGCTCCAGCGAGTTCTCCGCCAGGGTCGCCGACAGGTCGTAGGTCAGGCCGCTGTCGGCCTCACCCTTGGTCCCGAAGGTGCCGTAGGCCTGGTCGGCCACGCCCTGGAATCGGGGTGTGAAGCCGGCGGGATAGATCGAGGCGAAGCTGAAGGTATTGGTGTTTCGGACGAAGCCGCCTGTGGGGCAGGTCGCATTGCCGGTCGGGCATGGGGTCAGGAAGATCGGGTTGAAGGCGCCGTTGCGTCCCGGCGATCCCGTCGCGGGCGTGCCTGTGCCATTGTCGATCACCAGCCCCGTCGCCGAGATCGGCGAGCGATAGTTGAAGCTCTGGTCGGCTTCGCGGTGTCCTACGTTTACCGTCAAGTACAAGCTGCTGTTGGCGGTTAGATCATAGCCGGAGTTCAGGAACAGCTTGTAGCCGTCGGTCGGCGACGAGCCCCAGATCTGGACCGGGCCGGGGAAGTTGGGCAGTTGCGACGCCAGGCTGGGGTTGCTGGCCGCGAACACCGCCGCGACCGGCCGGGTCGCGCCACGGCTGGTCTGCTCGCCCTTGAAGTATTCGCCCGACAGGTTGACGAAGCCGTTGCCCCACAGGCTGAAGCCCGCATTGGCGGCGACCTGGTAGCTCTCACCGTCGCCGGCATAGTTCTGGCCATACTGGGTCAGGACTTCCAGGCCGCTGTCGCTGCTGCGGATGCCGTAGTTGATGACGCCGCCGATGGCGTCAGAGCCATACTGGGCCGTCGCGCCGTCGCGCAGTATCTGCAGGTTGGCGATCGCGATCGCCGGAATCATCGAGATGTCGGCGCTCTGCGCGCCCAGTGACAGCGCCGTGTCGCCGCCGCCGACGACCTGAACCAGGGCCGAGCGATTGTAGCGTTTGCCGTTGATCATCACCAGGATCTGGTCGGCGCCCAGACCGCGCAGCGACGGTGCCCGCACGAAGGTCGAGGCGTCCGAGATGGTGTTCTGCGGGACGTAGAACGAC
Encoded proteins:
- a CDS encoding TonB-dependent receptor, translated to MRTNDKSTPLKLLLSSGAAFGALLMTQPAWAQSEPGVEETEFEEIVVLGTRRTDRSATDSASPIDIISAQELVGQPAADMLDVIKNIVPSFYVPQNTISDASTFVRAPSLRGLGADQILVMINGKRYNRSALVQVVGGGDTALSLGAQSADISMIPAIAIANLQILRDGATAQYGSDAIGGVINYGIRSSDSGLEVLTQYGQNYAGDGESYQVAANAGFSLWGNGFVNLSGEYFKGEQTSRGATRPVAAVFAASNPSLASQLPNFPGPVQIWGSSPTDGYKLFLNSGYDLTANSSLYLTVNVGHREADQSFNYRSPISATGLVIDNGTGTPATGSPGRNGAFNPIFLTPCPTGNATCPTGGFVRNTNTFSFASIYPAGFTPRFQGVADQAYGTFGTKGEADSGLTYDLSATLAENSLELAMTQSLNASFGPQSQTSFEFGQLIQREANLNLDLTYPLEVGFASPITLSGGVEHRREEYEQTAGDLQSYAAGPYAVQSLYRLVSPGVYVADGSASQSPGASGYGGTRPESAKVTSQTSYGVYVGAEADVTEALSVGVMGRYEDYSTFGDTFVGKVNALYEVSDMFSVRGTVGSGFHAPSPGQGATEILTTAFAAGNQVQTGTYPVSSPISQFFGAKTLTPEESVNFGAGFILKPIPALTLTVDAYLIEVTDRISITSTFNVTAANIVAQPALAAVGVGGAVNYFTNGFDTETKGIDAVASYRTELLENPLSLTLAYSYNKSEVTDFDPVVIGADRIFDIENITPKHRAIVSANWQVAGFTVNGRANYYSSWASEQDYPGQVFGDKVTADLDVSYTIADAYTITVGASNLFDEYPDKIAGTTANPIYALTGSTADGQIYPRSGGPFGMNGGFWFARLSVKY